The stretch of DNA TCTTGATACCAATATAGTTGAACTATTGGAAGAGCTAGCTCCCAATACAATATGATCTAATAACTTGAACATATGACTCTCAACACTAATATGGTCGAACCGTTAAAAGATGTAGCTTCCAACATTAACATGATCAAACTGTTTAAAGAAGCAACACTGATGTGACCAAAGTCAATCATGAATCGTCCATCCACAATGATGATTGAATATTCTAAAAAACATCATTCTATAATGATATGATCGGACCTAGACATAAAATTTCATTATATAACAATGTAATTGAATTTGACCATAAAATATCCTTTGAAAATCACATGATTGATGACGATGACATCACAGTCAAAATAAATCCTTTGAAACCACCTGAAGAGTTCCTTTTGATGACATCACAGTCAAAATAAATCAAAACACTCTATTCGATGACGATGCGATCGAACTACCTAAAGTATTCATTTTGATGACAATATAATTGAAATGACCCGAAGAGCTCATTTTAAGGATGGTGAATTAGCTAAAAGTACTTCTTACAATGATAAGATTACTAAATAATTTATTTGAGATCAATAGTTAAGTTAAAATCTTATTATTCCCTTACTTCCATCGAGGCATAATAAGTGGGGCAAGTGATATGGGAATAATGGCATAAGAATGTCCATTCATCATCATGTAGTCAAGGCAAAGTCAACATCTAATTAATATGACTGTCACCTTAATACTATATGATTGATATCTTAATATTAGAAAGATAAGCTTCATCACCCTATGGGTAATATGGTGACCGACTCAACTAATTGTTACCTTATATTCTCCAAATTCAATGGTTTTGAAAGAAGCACATAATTGTTACAAGTATTAACGATGATCTCAATCCAATGGTGAAAGATTACATAATAAGAGACCCCATGTATGATCTGAACGTGGTTCCTTGCTTTGGTGAATTACACCTTTGGCATTCAACACTTGTTTAAATCATTTGAATCCCTTATTAATTTAAACATTAGAGAGTCTTGATCCAGTTTACCCGtggcataattttttttatataaaatcccTTATTGAACCTACTCATCTCTCAACATCAAGTTTGTGGCAAGCTTGGGCTCGAACCAAAGTTGGCTCTAAATCTTCTCTcacaattaattcttctttaacAATAACTTAGTAAGcaccaaaacttgctagaaaattttatataatttgttaatcttaaaattttttatctattcatgattaaaatatataattataaaataataggaGTAAACGGAGACAAATAATTATATTGTAAGGAATGAATGGTATGGTTGGTTATTTTATTCATTACCACAAATATGAAAAAATTATGGTCCAAAGCTTAAAGTTCTTACTATGATTAGTAATACTAGattgatttaaaattattaataaaattaaaaattttaatttttaataaaaactaattataagttattctttttaattagttatctttagtatcgtggtctatatattttcaaaagttatattgggatttttatatttatgaaagtaaaacatttaatcttatttcACTTCGTGTCGTCAACTCTACTAACGAAAATATCACAAGGTTTATTtcgtaaatatatatattttaatataatttttaaaaatataagaatcgagatactaaatataattaattatagagataatatcTAATTAGTAGTAGAGTCAAAATTTATTTCAACCTTAATTAATAAGGGTATCAATCGGGGAGAGAAGATAtttaaaatcaataaaaatatcaatatttttaacaataaaaaatatatcaaaaaaattaatataagaaaaaatataatttaatactaTCTTCTTATATGCatgataaaattaaatttttttatcatacgaaatcaaatcttaatttaagcatattttttttaaataatttgttaaaaacatatttttattacattttcTCTTATCATTAAACCTTATTAACATTTAAAGTAAATCTTTTCtctcatcaaattttttttaaaaataaattataaattataaaataatgttGATAAGATAGGTGAATCGGAGATATCATTATAAAGCTGGATACACACGACgtcacccttccctttgaggccaAGCGTGCCTCTGCCCATCCCATCCATTCCTCCCCCACAGTCcgtagcagcagcagcggcggcggcggcagcagaagCCCATCCTCATCTCTTCCGCGCTCTTCCCCAGGCCACATCTTTTCGCCCCGTCACCCACATTCCACCGGCGGTCTCGACGCGACACGTGTGACAGGATGAGATCTCGGAGGATGTGGATCTCAATTCCCCCCAAACTCGTGGCTGGCGATGGCTCTCCGCCCCCGAACGAACGCCCACCGTCCGTCTCCCCTGGCCCGCCGCTCGGACACAGGAAAGAGAGGAGGAAAGCGCACCGCCAACCCACGGGCGGCGATTCCGTGGGCGTACGAAGATGCCCGCGGTTTCCTCGGCGGTGAGCACACCTGAGGATCACGCAGAGGGTCCGACCCCACCCGGGTCCCATGTGGCGCCACCCAGCAAGCCCACGTAGGTAATTCACGTGGCGCCTCGCACGTCACCCTTCCGTCGTTGGCTTCCGCATCACGAGGAATTCGTGATTAATTAATCGTCTTCTTAATTAGCAGAAATCTAATTGGAAATGGTGCAGGACACCAGCGAAGGCTGACGTCACGTGAGGCTACGTGCTGCGGGTGGCCGACACGGTGCCACgtagagaggagggggggggaaTCTCGCCCACCGCCTGGACGCCACGTCATGGCTCCGCGATTCGTGCTGGCAGAGGCAGGGGCACGGGAGCCGCAGAATTAGTGGGGTGGTCCGAAATGACAATATCACTCCTGTTCGCCTCCCGACTCCTACTAGAATGCTCTCGCGGTCGAGTTACCGCTGAATGCGTAAGTTAGTCTCCGCCCAATCTCGTATTACAATGATAAATTTCTATTGTCCCTTTCTATTGCCTCCGCCCAAACATAGAGTCCTTTTCATGACTTGAGGTGGAAGTAAATGGTCGGAGTTTATCCTATAGATATTAGTATGTGAAGGGAGAGTAAGTTTGGGCTTTAAATTATACGTCTTCTATTCTCAACGACAGTAGGTTTCCACGCGATTTCTACGCACAGACACCGACAGTCACCCGATTGTGACGTTACCCACAAGGAAGAAGGTAAGCGTACCGGAGTGGGCGGATCACAGAAAGTGAAGGGTAAAGCGACAATCCATCTTTAGAAAAAGTAAAAAAACCGTACCGTTTGACACTGTTATTGCTACGACGcgaagagaggagaaaaagacaagaaagaggagaaggggaagaagagaggaggaactcGGAAGGGCGAAAGATGCGACCGAGAGGAGGAGGAATAAGGGTGAAGCAATGCGAGCTGTGCGTTCGGCCGGCGAGGATCCACTGTGAGTCGGATGAGGCGAGCCTATGCTGGGAGTGCGACGCCAAGGTGCACGGCGCCAACTTCCTGGTGGCGCGCCACTCCAGGTGCCTGCTCTGCCGGAGCTGCCAGTCGCCCACGCCGTGGCGCGCGGAGGGCGCCAGGCTGCGCCCCACCTTCTCAGTCTGCGAGCGGTGCGCCGCCACCACCTCGTCCTCGGCCGagggcagcggcggtggcgaggGGTGTGGCGCCGGcgacgaggaggagggagagggagaaggcggAAGAAGGGATCGTGAGGAggacgaagaggaagaggaggaggacgacgacgaagGGGAGAACCAGGTGGTGCCATGGTCTCTGACACCGCCTCCGGCTGCGAGCTCGTCGAGCAGCagcgagggcgaggaggagccAGGCCGGATAGCGAATGGCGGCGGCTTCCTGAAACGGATGCGGGGAAATGCCGACCTCTCCGTCTCGCAGGTAAATCCGTTGCTGTTCTTCTTTCCACTCTGTCCTTTATATCACCTCGTCGTCGACGATTTGGACAAATGATTCTGAACCGCTTCATTGCTGTCTTGTCCCCAAACTTCACAACCTCCGATCTGCATCGTGTGATCGCATCAGATATATATAAGGATATAATCATATGATGTCATGAACCGAAAACAATGTGGAATCGAGTggttttcttcttccttgtgtatagttgaattgaaaaagaaaaaaaaagaagaaaatttcgccaaatgagaagaagaagaataaagtaCCCTTTTTGTATCTGACGGCCAAGAAACGATCACAGGACGACCTGGCCTGCTCGTCGTCTCTCCCGAGCTACCTCCCGCCGTCTCCGGCACCATCTCCAGCGGCGAGCGCCACGATGGCGGCAGCGGCGAAGGACGAGGCCAGCTCCTGCGCCTCGGCCTTCCGTTCCTCCAAGGATCGCAAGAGGCCCGCCCTTCGCCCGGAGCCGGCCACCGACACCGCCAGCGCCATGCTCGATGTCCGCGTCCACGGCCGCGTCGATCTCATGACTCGGCTGCTGTCTTCCTCCGACCCAAGTGAGTTCTTTTCCCTGTTGTAGCGATCAAGCTTAACATCATGTGCCCCGCATGTACTGCATTCAGTAAATCACTTACTGTTCCCAAATTGCATTTTGTGTTTTTTGGATTTGGGGGTGGATGCAGATCGATACAAGAATCTCGAAGGTTGAAGGGCTGCTGCTAACTATAGAGAGCGATTTCACGAGCTAACTCGAAAGACATCCTTACGGCTGTGATCTCTTCTATTTAGTTTGCCATTGTGTATGCATTGCTGAATTCTCTTCGATTGCTTCAACGTTTCTGCCTCTTTCATGTTCATGTTTCTGAGATAATGATGTGGTAATTGAAGGGTCCGTGCTCCTATGGATTGGGGACAtcaaactattattattattattattattattattcatgagATAAACGATAGCCATACTTGACTTCTGGCCGCCGAGCGTGGCAGCATATGTAGGATTTGATTTGCCGGCAATCACGAGTCCATCCACCGCGCTGGAATTCTGAATCATACAAGCACAAGAAGGATGATACTATATAGAGCATGTACATAATCTAATCAACCAGTTTTTGAGGAGGCAGACGAGAGAGCAAAGAAATGGCCATTTACCTATATAACAGAAGCAACCACTGCAACAGAAGAAACACATGAGTTGGCTTTCCGCCATGGCTTGTGTTCCTTATCACTCCCTGAAAATAAAACCAAACATATAATATGAGCATTAAAAGCCATACGGCGAGTTACAATCTTTTACAGAGAATAACAAAGTCCATACTCGTGTCCATCCATAAACAGACAGGAATCCATGAAACAAAGGTTAGCATAAGGTCTGTGTCCAGAAGTGACTTCTCAAGCCAAAACTACAAAATATCAGCTAAAATAGGATGATGATTTATCTTGAGAAAATATAGGCAAGGATTCTCTCTAGTTGAGGTTGGAAAGCCCACTGTTACGacacaaataaaaatatcatcatttgagAATATACAAGATGATATGATACAGAATTGTGAGATATAATTCAAAATGAGGATGCTCACTGTAATGTGTTAAAAATGAAAAAGTAGCGATGTGATCAGTCTTAACAAATAATTACAATCGCCAAATTGAGGAACTAGACAAACACTTATAAGATCGAGCTGCATCTCTAAAGTATTATTATGTAAGCACACACATCTAATATCTCTCATTTAGCCTAAAACAAATTAAACCATTAACCAAAAAGAGAAATCACTAATGTATAATTATAGCCCATGCCGCCAACACGGGATATGGGGAGGAGGATTGTACGCTGACACTAAGCCCAACTTATGCAATCTTATCCCTATAAAAAGAGAGGCTGTTATCATACTGCATTGATCTCTAGAACAAATTTAatcaacaataataacaacaataataaaactgTAAAAGTTCCAACTATTTTGGGtcgactacatggatcttttgccacgAGACACGTAAAAAAtcttatatttagttaagtttagaataattaaatatttatttatggtttctgtaaaaaatcttatatttagttaagtttagaataattaaatatttatttatggttTCTATTAAACTACCGTATCAGTAGATCTCCTAA from Musa acuminata AAA Group cultivar baxijiao chromosome BXJ2-11, Cavendish_Baxijiao_AAA, whole genome shotgun sequence encodes:
- the LOC135627008 gene encoding zinc finger protein CONSTANS-like, whose translation is MRPRGGGIRVKQCELCVRPARIHCESDEASLCWECDAKVHGANFLVARHSRCLLCRSCQSPTPWRAEGARLRPTFSVCERCAATTSSSAEGSGGGEGCGAGDEEEGEGEGGRRDREEDEEEEEEDDDEGENQVVPWSLTPPPAASSSSSSEGEEEPGRIANGGGFLKRMRGNADLSVSQDDLACSSSLPSYLPPSPAPSPAASATMAAAAKDEASSCASAFRSSKDRKRPALRPEPATDTASAMLDVRVHGRVDLMTRLLSSSDPNRYKNLEG